Proteins encoded together in one Candidatus Nitrosocaldus cavascurensis window:
- a CDS encoding 4Fe-4S binding protein — MDPNFTKNRQVAGEHAGHAVWGPVNPPQLLGIHGTYVAVDFDICVADGACIEACPVNVYEWFETPGHPASEKKADPAREADCIFCLACETVCPPMAIKITKRS; from the coding sequence ATAGATCCAAACTTCACCAAGAATAGGCAGGTTGCTGGTGAGCATGCTGGTCATGCTGTATGGGGTCCCGTGAACCCTCCACAACTGCTAGGCATACATGGTACTTACGTTGCTGTTGACTTTGATATATGCGTTGCAGATGGTGCATGCATTGAGGCATGTCCTGTCAATGTGTATGAGTGGTTTGAGACGCCTGGACATCCAGCATCTGAGAAGAAGGCAGATCCTGCAAGGGAGGCTGACTGCATATTCTGCCTTGCATGCGAGACTGTATGCCCTCCAATGGCCATAAAGATAACCAAGAGATCTTAA
- a CDS encoding Nramp family divalent metal transporter, translating into MRLLRLLRLFGPATIVSVAYMDPGNFGSNIASGSLHGLDLLWVVWMASAVAMLLQYLSGKLGIVAGRSLVDLTLSRLSSRYARIAYSIPLIAVIIATDMAEFLGIALGLHLLFAIPLHVAAGLAVIDVLILLLASEKRGRLELLIGLLVVIIGLSYVVQLYIIAPEPSVVLEKSVSITLDEGKVFLAASILGATVMPHALILHGYLTAERWNGMREKVKRHTRETIVYLAVAAMINASLQIAAYGAFYTKDIEVVDMTEAYNTLIPLYGSLAAHAFGIALLASGISSSLVSVVTGQKVFESIRGKGITQWKVRLVVRMINMVPLLIALSIGIKTIDILVYSQVVLSLLLPFVVIPLVVLISRMGIVTYYTRLAGVIAVILIIIINIMLIASGQMVH; encoded by the coding sequence GTGAGGCTGCTACGCTTGCTAAGGCTCTTTGGTCCTGCTACCATCGTCAGCGTAGCGTATATGGATCCTGGGAACTTTGGGAGCAACATAGCCTCTGGCTCTCTCCATGGGTTGGATCTGCTATGGGTTGTATGGATGGCAAGTGCAGTAGCTATGCTGCTACAGTACCTCTCTGGAAAGCTTGGAATAGTTGCTGGTAGATCGTTGGTTGATCTAACCCTATCTAGGTTAAGCAGTAGATATGCTAGGATAGCATACTCCATACCCTTGATTGCAGTGATTATAGCAACTGATATGGCTGAGTTCCTAGGCATAGCATTGGGGCTCCATCTGCTCTTTGCCATACCATTGCATGTAGCAGCAGGTTTAGCAGTGATTGATGTGCTTATACTTCTTCTAGCATCTGAGAAGAGAGGTAGGCTTGAACTCCTGATAGGATTACTTGTCGTTATAATAGGGTTGAGTTACGTTGTGCAACTCTACATAATTGCTCCAGAACCTAGTGTAGTGCTTGAGAAGAGCGTAAGCATAACACTTGATGAGGGGAAGGTGTTCTTAGCAGCAAGCATACTTGGTGCAACTGTGATGCCCCATGCCCTCATCCTCCATGGATATCTTACTGCTGAGAGGTGGAATGGGATGAGGGAGAAGGTCAAGAGGCATACAAGGGAGACCATAGTGTATCTAGCAGTAGCAGCTATGATAAATGCATCACTTCAGATAGCAGCATATGGTGCATTCTATACAAAGGATATAGAGGTTGTGGATATGACTGAAGCATACAATACGCTCATCCCACTCTATGGTTCACTTGCTGCACATGCGTTTGGTATAGCACTACTAGCATCTGGCATATCATCATCGCTGGTAAGTGTGGTTACAGGACAGAAGGTATTTGAGAGCATAAGGGGTAAGGGTATAACACAGTGGAAGGTAAGGTTGGTTGTAAGGATGATCAACATGGTACCATTGCTTATAGCCTTATCCATAGGAATAAAGACTATAGATATACTTGTTTACTCACAGGTAGTACTATCACTACTCCTACCATTTGTAGTAATACCATTAGTAGTGCTGATATCAAGGATGGGTATTGTAACGTATTATACAAGGCTAGCAGGTGTAATTGCAGTTATACTCATCATCATTATCAATATAATGCTAATAGCATCTGGCCAGATGGTACACTGA
- a CDS encoding cellulose synthase family protein translates to MMSIYGFNFYYLFFRSLNNKNSKQLIIKNSNSSNGYNGDCNGNGDGKGSGEEVLNQNYNHTYDYDLNPPYVTIQLPIYNEKYVAERLIKAVCKMDYPKDRMQIQVLDDSTDETREICAELVEYYKARGYRIEHIWRRNRAGYKAGALKEGLKKADGEFIAIFDADFVPPPWFLKRVIPYFADKRIGLVQCKWGHLNEDYSTLTQAQALSLDFHFTVEQKAKSLTHLFMNFNGTAGVWRRSCIDDSGGWHVGTLVEDLDLSYRAQMKGWKCVYLDDVVINAELPVQINAAKRQQYRWAKGSIQCAIKLLDKIILSKHLSIDTKIQAFIQLTRHVVHPLLLIQFLLLPLLLAMNYNIYPIQSAPLSPLIAYAILGPGFYMYVIRRLWPDRWFSRVKAYFFLILFFTGISVSNTIAVFDALLGSRSEFHRTPKFGIVKKWEDWRGKDYVLPFTKTTLLEIFFAGYGIVGIFISIFNGNAVYAPLLALQTSGFIYIAALSISHSIFNNRGRVDNGAGGRVRDESSINIKVDYSYVGRIEKGREGGKDKSNGKGRDKEREIEAGVGYSMKHYKLVLGGILALLMFGVVMAYIGYASSVYPLEKARGYIAVAVTSNSPTTMLEYVLEIEQLVPENGNPVWVFPTPKTDFGMMHKSLDEIKERLRVIATLPRDSEAFNTGMSDVRGQLAQLEDNIREAVPYVYVSFQNVVLSAIWITVILAIFTLMKRGKARIERFEDVESERVGNNNN, encoded by the coding sequence ATGATGAGTATATATGGTTTCAACTTCTACTATCTATTCTTCCGTTCACTTAACAATAAGAATAGTAAACAGTTGATCATTAAGAATAGTAATAGTAGTAATGGTTACAATGGTGATTGCAATGGCAATGGAGATGGAAAAGGCAGTGGCGAGGAGGTATTAAACCAAAACTACAACCACACCTACGACTACGATCTAAACCCTCCATACGTAACCATACAGCTACCAATCTACAATGAGAAGTATGTTGCTGAGAGGCTCATAAAGGCAGTATGCAAGATGGACTATCCCAAGGATAGAATGCAGATACAGGTTCTTGATGATTCTACAGATGAGACTAGAGAGATATGTGCTGAGCTTGTAGAGTACTACAAGGCAAGAGGGTATAGGATAGAACATATATGGAGAAGGAATAGGGCAGGTTACAAAGCAGGTGCACTCAAGGAAGGGTTGAAGAAGGCAGATGGTGAGTTTATAGCAATATTTGATGCTGATTTTGTACCTCCTCCATGGTTCCTAAAGCGTGTAATACCATACTTCGCTGACAAGAGGATTGGATTGGTGCAGTGCAAATGGGGGCATCTGAATGAGGATTACTCTACACTAACACAAGCACAGGCATTGAGCCTTGACTTCCACTTCACTGTTGAGCAGAAGGCTAAGAGCCTAACACACCTCTTCATGAACTTCAATGGTACAGCAGGGGTGTGGAGGAGATCATGTATAGATGATAGTGGGGGATGGCATGTTGGTACACTGGTAGAGGATCTTGATCTAAGTTATAGGGCACAGATGAAGGGATGGAAGTGCGTATACCTTGATGATGTAGTTATAAATGCTGAGCTCCCAGTGCAGATAAATGCTGCAAAGAGGCAGCAGTATAGATGGGCCAAAGGTTCTATACAGTGTGCAATTAAACTTCTGGACAAGATAATCTTGAGCAAGCATCTCTCAATAGATACAAAGATTCAAGCATTCATACAACTTACAAGGCATGTTGTTCATCCATTACTGCTTATACAGTTCCTCCTCCTCCCACTCCTCCTTGCAATGAACTACAACATCTACCCTATACAGAGTGCTCCATTATCTCCCTTGATAGCATATGCCATACTTGGTCCAGGGTTCTACATGTACGTTATAAGGAGGCTCTGGCCAGATAGATGGTTCTCAAGGGTTAAGGCTTACTTCTTCCTCATCCTCTTCTTCACAGGCATATCTGTAAGCAATACAATAGCAGTATTTGATGCTCTACTTGGGAGTAGATCTGAGTTCCATAGGACACCAAAGTTTGGTATAGTGAAGAAATGGGAGGATTGGAGGGGCAAAGATTACGTTCTTCCATTCACCAAGACAACACTGCTGGAGATATTCTTTGCTGGCTATGGTATAGTTGGCATATTCATCTCTATATTCAATGGTAATGCTGTATATGCACCATTGCTTGCACTCCAGACATCTGGCTTCATATACATAGCAGCATTGAGTATATCACACTCAATATTTAATAACAGGGGTAGGGTTGATAATGGTGCTGGAGGTAGGGTAAGGGATGAGTCTAGCATCAACATCAAGGTCGATTATAGTTATGTTGGGAGGATTGAGAAAGGAAGAGAGGGAGGTAAGGATAAAAGTAATGGCAAGGGTAGAGATAAGGAAAGGGAGATTGAGGCGGGGGTTGGTTATAGTATGAAGCACTATAAGCTTGTGCTTGGAGGCATACTAGCACTCCTTATGTTTGGTGTTGTAATGGCATACATAGGCTATGCATCCAGCGTATACCCCCTAGAGAAGGCTAGAGGTTACATAGCTGTAGCGGTAACCTCAAACTCTCCAACAACAATGCTGGAGTATGTGCTTGAGATAGAGCAGTTGGTACCAGAGAATGGAAATCCAGTATGGGTATTCCCTACTCCAAAGACAGACTTTGGGATGATGCATAAGAGCCTTGATGAGATCAAGGAGAGGTTGAGGGTTATAGCTACACTGCCTAGAGATAGCGAGGCATTCAACACTGGCATGAGTGATGTTAGAGGTCAACTAGCACAACTTGAGGATAACATAAGGGAGGCTGTACCATACGTGTATGTGAGCTTCCAGAACGTTGTGCTTAGTGCTATTTGGATAACAGTTATACTTGCAATATTCACGCTCATGAAGAGGGGCAAGGCTAGGATAGAGAGGTTCGAGGATGTTGAGAGTGAGAGGGTTGGTAATAATAACAACTAA